One window of the Allosaccharopolyspora coralli genome contains the following:
- a CDS encoding putative quinol monooxygenase translates to MILIVVKFTIKPEHSDRWISLVDEFTQATRSEPGNLFFDWSRSVDDANQYVLVEGFASPEAGEQHVNSDHFGKAMSWIPQYLATTPQIINIQDPEQTGFGEMGEMAPAN, encoded by the coding sequence ATGATCCTCATCGTCGTCAAGTTCACGATCAAGCCCGAGCACAGCGACCGGTGGATCAGCCTGGTCGACGAGTTTACCCAGGCCACCCGCTCCGAGCCGGGCAACCTGTTCTTCGACTGGTCCCGCAGCGTCGACGACGCGAACCAGTACGTGCTGGTGGAGGGGTTCGCCTCCCCCGAGGCCGGCGAGCAGCACGTGAACTCGGACCACTTCGGCAAAGCGATGTCGTGGATCCCGCAGTATCTCGCGACGACGCCGCAGATCATCAACATCCAAGACCCGGAGCAGACCGGATTCGGCGAAATGGGTGAGATGGCTCCCGCGAACTGA
- a CDS encoding (2Fe-2S)-binding protein, with protein MPQHTFRLNGESVTVDIEDDVRLLWVLREVLGVNGPKYGCGINVCKACTSHINGKAFNPCSVPVGEIQESDEVTTIEGLPATVGADLHPMQEAWLDFDVAQCGYCQPGQIMAAVATVRKAQDEGREITDEDLDTIRNICRCGTYPRIRQAIRDGAQKM; from the coding sequence ATGCCTCAACACACTTTCCGTCTCAACGGAGAATCGGTCACTGTGGACATCGAGGACGACGTGCGGCTGCTGTGGGTGCTGCGCGAGGTGCTCGGGGTGAACGGACCGAAGTACGGCTGCGGCATCAACGTCTGCAAGGCGTGCACGAGCCACATCAACGGCAAGGCGTTCAACCCCTGCTCGGTGCCCGTCGGTGAGATCCAGGAGTCCGACGAGGTCACCACGATCGAGGGTCTGCCCGCGACGGTCGGCGCGGACCTGCATCCGATGCAGGAGGCATGGTTGGACTTCGACGTGGCCCAGTGCGGCTACTGCCAGCCTGGCCAGATCATGGCCGCCGTCGCCACCGTCCGGAAGGCCCAGGACGAGGGCCGCGAGATCACCGACGAGGACCTCGACACGATCCGCAACATCTGCCGCTGCGGCACGTACCCGCGCATCCGCCAGGCCATCAGGGACGGTGCGCAGAAGATGTGA
- a CDS encoding MFS transporter — MAGDRPARSAWLVWGVAVAVYVAAVFHRGSLGVAGPQALERFGVGPAALSAFTVLQVGIYASMQIPAGLLVDRFGARRILVMSVLLLGLGQTLFAVTTAYPLALVARAVLGLGDGLTWVTILRLVALRFTTRQYALVATVSAALGGLGGVAATFPLAAVLVSIGWTGAYALLGGLTLAYAVVVGLAVHEPGTHQDSRVRSGASMFHNVGTAWRVPGTRLAFWAHFSTMFVSVALALLWGFPYLVEGLGVAPGLAGVVLSTLILGQVVGGPIVGTVISRFPIARMPIVFGYLVAALAAWSVLLGWPGVPPLAYAVTAFAIFSLGGPISAIAFAIARDYNPIHQVGVASGVANTGGHSATALSALAVGLLLQLTSTLPAAESYRIAMLVFVAMLLFGGFRTLVWWRRVRREVFAAQDRGEQVPVVLRRRTVRESG, encoded by the coding sequence GTGGCGGGCGACCGACCGGCGCGATCGGCATGGCTGGTGTGGGGCGTCGCGGTCGCCGTGTACGTCGCCGCGGTCTTCCACCGGGGCAGTCTCGGAGTCGCCGGGCCGCAGGCTCTCGAACGTTTCGGCGTCGGCCCCGCCGCGCTGAGCGCCTTCACCGTCCTGCAGGTCGGTATCTACGCGAGCATGCAGATTCCCGCCGGGCTGCTCGTGGATCGCTTCGGCGCTCGCCGCATCCTGGTGATGTCCGTCCTGCTGCTCGGGCTGGGGCAGACGTTGTTCGCGGTGACCACCGCCTATCCGCTGGCTTTGGTGGCACGCGCCGTGCTCGGTCTCGGGGACGGCCTCACGTGGGTGACGATCCTGCGACTGGTGGCATTGCGGTTCACCACGAGGCAGTACGCGCTCGTCGCCACGGTCTCGGCCGCGCTCGGCGGGCTCGGCGGTGTGGCGGCGACGTTCCCGCTCGCCGCCGTGCTCGTCAGCATCGGGTGGACCGGTGCGTACGCACTCCTCGGCGGCCTTACCCTCGCGTACGCGGTGGTCGTCGGTCTCGCGGTGCACGAGCCCGGAACGCATCAGGATTCCCGGGTACGAAGCGGCGCCAGCATGTTCCACAACGTGGGCACGGCGTGGCGCGTGCCGGGTACGAGACTCGCGTTCTGGGCCCACTTCTCCACGATGTTCGTGAGCGTGGCGCTGGCGCTGCTGTGGGGTTTCCCGTACCTCGTCGAGGGGTTGGGCGTGGCGCCGGGGCTTGCGGGGGTCGTGCTCAGCACGCTGATCCTCGGACAGGTCGTCGGTGGGCCGATCGTCGGCACGGTGATCAGCCGGTTCCCGATCGCGCGGATGCCGATCGTGTTCGGCTACCTGGTGGCGGCCCTCGCGGCGTGGTCCGTGCTGCTCGGGTGGCCCGGCGTACCGCCGCTGGCGTACGCCGTCACGGCTTTCGCGATCTTCTCGCTCGGGGGTCCGATCTCCGCGATCGCCTTCGCGATCGCCCGCGACTACAACCCGATCCACCAGGTCGGGGTCGCCTCGGGCGTCGCGAACACCGGCGGGCACTCGGCGACCGCGCTCTCGGCGCTGGCGGTGGGTCTGCTGTTACAGCTGACCTCGACTCTGCCCGCCGCTGAGTCCTATCGGATCGCGATGCTCGTGTTCGTCGCCATGTTGCTCTTCGGCGGATTCCGCACGCTCGTGTGGTGGCGCCGGGTGCGTCGTGAGGTGTTCGCCGCGCAGGACCGGGGCGAGCAGGTGCCGGTGGTCCTGCGCAGGCGAACCGTTCGCGAGTCCGGGTAG
- a CDS encoding PucR family transcriptional regulator, with protein MAVDTERAGDEHRMLASLARTSLTRLPSLADELVDQVWGEPYDRDGPVTKDDLWRSCRDNISSILTTLHGAGPTASDLRQAARSTGVRRARQHCPLDWVLHAWQVGGHVLWSDLAERTGAADSEQLRELVRSASEVFRVTESYAAEMARSYQTHEQELRGSTDLRLMAVLDALIDGRAETVRVEAEQLLRLEGNRPFVVVTAETSSAQPLSPNRLNGFLADHGVSGAWRLRTGCQVGILTAEHATPAEVAAMLRRRTGGRVGVSPSLTNLGDVAAGHRMARLAMATLPADVPGAVALDDCLPDALLLNSPELADRMVSVTLGPVLALPAAERDELLGTTSVWLTSLGSTLRAAKLLYCHRNTVLKRLRRVESLTGLDLGDVEHWPQLLMALSVLRREGRIAVETPTPKALN; from the coding sequence TTGGCCGTCGACACCGAGCGTGCGGGGGACGAGCACCGGATGCTCGCGTCCCTGGCCCGCACTTCGCTGACCAGGTTGCCGAGCCTCGCCGACGAACTCGTGGACCAGGTGTGGGGCGAGCCCTACGATCGGGACGGACCGGTCACCAAGGACGACCTGTGGCGATCCTGCCGGGACAACATCAGCAGCATCCTCACCACGCTGCACGGTGCCGGGCCCACGGCTTCCGACCTGCGGCAAGCCGCTCGCAGCACGGGCGTTCGTCGTGCGCGTCAACACTGCCCGCTGGACTGGGTCCTGCACGCTTGGCAGGTCGGCGGACACGTGCTGTGGTCCGACCTCGCCGAACGCACCGGCGCCGCCGACTCCGAGCAGCTCCGTGAGCTCGTTCGGTCGGCCTCCGAGGTCTTCCGCGTCACCGAGTCGTACGCCGCCGAGATGGCGCGCAGTTACCAGACCCACGAGCAGGAACTGCGGGGCAGCACGGACCTGCGTCTGATGGCGGTCCTCGACGCGCTCATCGACGGCCGTGCCGAGACCGTCCGGGTCGAGGCCGAGCAACTGTTGCGGCTCGAGGGCAACCGGCCGTTCGTGGTCGTCACCGCGGAAACGTCGAGTGCGCAGCCGCTCTCGCCGAACCGGCTGAACGGCTTCCTCGCCGACCACGGCGTGAGCGGCGCGTGGCGGCTGCGCACCGGCTGCCAGGTCGGCATCCTCACCGCCGAGCACGCCACCCCGGCCGAGGTCGCGGCGATGCTGCGTCGGCGCACCGGCGGGCGAGTCGGGGTGTCGCCGTCGCTGACGAACCTCGGCGACGTCGCGGCCGGACACCGGATGGCACGCCTGGCGATGGCGACGCTGCCCGCCGATGTGCCGGGGGCGGTCGCCCTCGACGACTGCCTGCCCGACGCGCTGCTGCTCAACTCGCCGGAACTGGCGGATCGGATGGTGTCGGTGACGCTGGGCCCGGTGCTCGCACTCCCGGCCGCCGAGCGCGACGAACTACTCGGCACCACGTCCGTGTGGCTCACGTCCCTCGGCTCGACCCTGCGGGCGGCGAAACTGCTGTACTGCCACCGCAACACGGTCCTCAAACGACTTCGTCGCGTCGAGTCGCTCACCGGGCTCGACCTCGGCGACGTCGAGCACTGGCCCCAGCTGCTCATGGCCCTGTCCGTGTTGCGCCGCGAAGGCCGCATCGCCGTCGAGACACCCACACCGAAGGCCCTCAACTGA
- a CDS encoding molybdopterin cofactor-binding domain-containing protein yields MGRRRFMGYLLAAPTVAAAAQLGLAEGTPASAAVPEPSDIYDLNDLLTQAALPTSNLITVQVHSDGTASFEMPRVESGQGVTTMAAMIIAEELDLPVDKVRVTLADARPELLFNQFTAGSNTAISIFTPIRVAASIAKGRLLEAASAQLGDAAGTLTGKLGVVTSATGTQIPYGELAEKAASDVTKQVEAALKPESEFGVIGKPHNRIDALEAVTGRKKYAMDLDVEGAKPTMVCRPPTIKGTPDSVANLEQVRNMPGVTHVEPIATGVAVRAETFGQCIDAVNALDVSWNGGTVDGESDETILEKVRAAEIPLAVPDVDPLAETIDSGFTFHFRNNAALEPNTAVADVRQDSAEIWSCLQSPILCQEEVAKQLGMSVSAVTVHVQQGGGAFGRRMFNDVVLEAAEISQKIGEPVKLMWHRTDECRQGRTHPPCTSRIRASMLGDKVLSFEQRHTSVATDYTMGFGEAITSQSAKLPPLGIGNEAGFSIPVFELTVNVPYTFGATTQLLNEIMEYDTFPTGSNRNLFNPDVRTAQELVVDQIAAKMGKDPFEFRTEYIDDERLLAVLEKVGEVGEWGREMAPNTAQGVAVHKEYKGAIATLVEIDCTPETVNRQIRNAVTGPRVTKVVTAVDTGLTVNPRGLEAQMQGGISDGIAQALTSSLHLKDGVFLEGSWDDYFYTRQWNTPQDIQVIVMPPTTGKPGGAGEFGVPASMAAVACAYARATGTVPTSFPINHDALSFEPKPTVPPLPQSPTNGLDFVY; encoded by the coding sequence ATGGGGCGGCGCCGGTTCATGGGCTACTTGCTCGCCGCGCCGACCGTCGCGGCCGCCGCGCAACTCGGGCTCGCCGAGGGCACTCCGGCGTCGGCGGCGGTACCGGAGCCTTCCGACATCTACGACCTCAACGACCTGCTCACGCAGGCCGCGTTGCCCACGTCGAACCTCATCACCGTGCAGGTCCATTCGGACGGAACCGCCTCGTTCGAGATGCCTCGGGTGGAAAGCGGGCAGGGTGTCACCACCATGGCCGCGATGATCATCGCCGAGGAACTCGACCTGCCGGTGGACAAGGTGCGCGTCACGCTCGCCGACGCCCGGCCCGAACTGCTGTTCAACCAGTTCACCGCCGGCTCCAACACCGCGATCTCGATCTTCACCCCGATTCGCGTGGCCGCGTCCATCGCCAAGGGACGGCTGCTGGAGGCGGCCTCTGCTCAGCTCGGCGACGCGGCAGGCACGTTGACCGGCAAGCTCGGCGTGGTCACGTCCGCGACCGGCACCCAGATCCCGTACGGCGAGCTGGCGGAGAAGGCCGCCAGTGACGTCACCAAGCAGGTCGAGGCGGCGCTGAAGCCGGAGTCCGAGTTCGGCGTCATCGGCAAGCCGCACAACCGCATCGACGCGCTCGAGGCTGTGACCGGTCGCAAGAAGTACGCGATGGATCTCGACGTCGAGGGCGCGAAACCGACCATGGTGTGCCGCCCGCCGACGATCAAGGGCACGCCCGACTCGGTGGCGAACCTCGAACAGGTGCGGAACATGCCCGGCGTGACCCACGTCGAGCCGATCGCCACCGGCGTTGCGGTCCGTGCCGAGACGTTCGGGCAGTGCATCGACGCAGTCAACGCGCTCGACGTCTCCTGGAACGGGGGCACCGTCGACGGGGAGTCCGACGAGACGATCCTGGAGAAGGTCCGCGCCGCCGAGATCCCGCTCGCGGTCCCCGACGTGGACCCGCTCGCCGAGACGATCGACAGCGGCTTCACGTTCCACTTCCGCAACAACGCCGCGTTGGAGCCGAACACCGCCGTCGCCGACGTGCGCCAGGACAGCGCCGAGATCTGGTCCTGCTTGCAATCGCCGATCCTGTGTCAGGAGGAGGTCGCCAAGCAGCTCGGGATGTCGGTGAGCGCCGTGACCGTGCACGTCCAACAAGGCGGCGGTGCGTTCGGGCGGCGCATGTTCAACGACGTCGTCCTCGAAGCCGCGGAGATCTCCCAGAAGATCGGCGAACCGGTGAAGCTCATGTGGCACCGGACCGACGAATGCCGCCAGGGCCGCACGCATCCGCCGTGCACCTCCCGGATCCGGGCGAGCATGCTCGGCGACAAGGTGCTCAGTTTCGAGCAGCGGCACACCAGCGTGGCCACCGACTACACGATGGGATTCGGCGAGGCGATCACGTCCCAATCGGCGAAGTTGCCGCCGCTGGGGATCGGGAACGAGGCAGGGTTCTCCATCCCGGTCTTCGAGCTGACCGTCAACGTGCCGTACACGTTCGGTGCGACGACGCAGCTGCTCAACGAGATCATGGAGTACGACACGTTCCCGACGGGCAGCAACCGCAACCTGTTCAACCCCGACGTGCGGACCGCGCAGGAACTCGTCGTCGACCAGATCGCGGCGAAGATGGGCAAGGACCCGTTCGAGTTCCGCACGGAATACATCGACGACGAGCGGTTGCTCGCGGTGCTGGAGAAGGTCGGCGAGGTCGGTGAGTGGGGCCGCGAGATGGCTCCGAACACCGCGCAGGGTGTGGCCGTGCACAAGGAGTACAAGGGAGCGATCGCCACGCTCGTCGAGATCGACTGCACGCCGGAGACGGTGAACCGCCAGATCCGCAACGCCGTCACCGGTCCTCGGGTGACGAAGGTCGTCACGGCCGTCGACACCGGGCTGACCGTCAACCCGCGCGGGCTCGAAGCCCAGATGCAGGGCGGTATCTCCGACGGCATCGCCCAGGCGCTGACGTCGAGCCTGCACCTGAAGGACGGGGTGTTCCTGGAAGGCAGTTGGGACGACTACTTCTACACGCGGCAGTGGAACACGCCGCAGGACATCCAGGTCATCGTCATGCCACCGACGACCGGGAAACCCGGTGGCGCGGGCGAGTTCGGTGTTCCGGCGTCCATGGCGGCGGTCGCCTGCGCGTACGCCCGCGCGACCGGGACCGTGCCGACGAGCTTCCCGATCAACCACGACGCGCTGAGTTTCGAGCCGAAACCGACCGTGCCGCCGCTGCCGCAGTCGCCGACCAACGGCCTCGACTTCGTCTACTGA
- a CDS encoding SAM-dependent methyltransferase: MDKSDLDKPSPARMYDYYLGGATNFAVDREAAERALEAMPFTRVGARTNRAWLGRAVRYLAGQGIRQFLDLGSGCPTVGNVHQVAQEAADGCRVLYVDNDDVAVAHAERILDSELGADRGSAAVCFDMREVDEVLRAASLSLDLSLPVAVLASAVLHFVPDEDDPAGILAKYCAPLVPGSFLAISHMSPIGRPTDEMSGFTQAYEKASLPLSLRDHDEVAELLVGYDLVEPGLVRVPLWCPDSPTEPADAEFPGFAALARIHG, encoded by the coding sequence GTGGACAAGTCCGATCTGGACAAGCCGAGTCCGGCGCGGATGTACGACTACTACCTGGGCGGGGCGACGAACTTCGCCGTCGACCGGGAGGCCGCCGAACGCGCGTTGGAAGCGATGCCGTTCACCAGGGTCGGGGCGCGGACGAACCGGGCTTGGCTGGGCCGGGCCGTGCGGTATCTGGCCGGGCAGGGGATCCGGCAGTTCCTCGACCTGGGGTCGGGGTGTCCGACGGTCGGCAACGTGCACCAGGTCGCGCAGGAGGCCGCTGACGGGTGCCGAGTGCTCTACGTGGACAACGACGATGTCGCCGTCGCGCACGCCGAACGCATCCTCGACAGTGAACTCGGGGCGGATCGCGGCTCGGCCGCCGTGTGTTTCGACATGCGCGAGGTCGACGAAGTGTTGCGTGCGGCCTCGCTGTCTCTCGACCTCAGCCTGCCGGTCGCGGTGCTCGCGTCGGCGGTGCTGCATTTCGTCCCGGACGAGGACGACCCGGCGGGGATTCTCGCGAAGTATTGTGCGCCGCTGGTGCCGGGCAGTTTCCTGGCGATCTCGCACATGAGCCCCATCGGACGACCCACCGACGAGATGAGCGGCTTCACACAGGCCTACGAGAAGGCGAGCCTGCCGCTGAGCCTGCGGGATCACGACGAGGTGGCCGAGTTGCTCGTCGGCTACGACCTGGTCGAACCGGGACTCGTGCGAGTGCCCCTGTGGTGCCCGGACTCGCCTACCGAACCGGCGGACGCGGAGTTCCCCGGCTTCGCCGCACTGGCCCGCATCCACGGCTGA